One segment of Acidianus sp. HS-5 DNA contains the following:
- a CDS encoding glycosyltransferase family 2 protein, producing the protein MNLVILVVTFSSILLDIGILLQIYAENKKFFKEPKGGNYHGKISVIIPIRGLDTNLEENVRSILNQDIKPLEIIYVIDPDDPYRETIENILKKYDVKITHTFYNCTLCSGKIRAQLSGLLRSNGNIIVFGDSDTWYPKYWLRELTLPLSKYMATTTFSFASPAKLTLRNLIRAGFWTLGIESQALGGTFLWGGSMAFKRSFFNEDIIKCLSNEWCDDCTLTKIVKERKGKIGFIGNAIPLNVYDEYNLFKWAQRQVLTVKIYSYRGAKAFLVFGLYISFLLVFLILTGIPLLFLPFLLWIIKNLLRGRRLGKKAIFPSLFSIIGIYFAWIVLILSWRKKKVLWRDKVYTIENKQ; encoded by the coding sequence ATGAATCTTGTTATCTTAGTAGTAACATTTTCAAGTATTTTATTGGATATAGGTATACTATTACAGATATACGCTGAAAATAAGAAATTCTTTAAAGAGCCTAAAGGAGGCAATTACCACGGAAAGATCAGTGTAATTATACCTATTAGAGGACTTGATACTAATTTAGAAGAAAACGTAAGATCGATACTTAACCAGGATATTAAGCCATTAGAAATAATTTATGTTATAGATCCTGACGATCCTTATAGAGAGACAATAGAGAACATACTTAAGAAATATGATGTAAAGATAACACATACGTTTTATAATTGTACTTTATGTAGTGGAAAAATAAGAGCTCAACTTTCTGGTTTACTTAGAAGTAATGGAAATATAATAGTCTTTGGAGATTCAGATACATGGTATCCTAAGTATTGGCTGAGAGAGCTAACATTGCCATTAAGCAAATATATGGCTACAACCACGTTTTCTTTTGCTAGCCCAGCTAAATTAACATTAAGGAATTTAATAAGAGCAGGATTTTGGACGTTAGGTATTGAATCTCAAGCACTGGGCGGAACATTTTTATGGGGTGGATCAATGGCGTTTAAAAGGAGTTTCTTTAACGAAGATATCATTAAATGCTTAAGTAACGAGTGGTGCGACGACTGTACTCTCACTAAGATCGTAAAAGAAAGAAAAGGCAAAATAGGCTTTATAGGAAACGCAATACCGCTTAATGTTTATGACGAGTATAATCTATTTAAATGGGCACAAAGACAAGTCTTAACAGTGAAAATTTATTCCTATAGAGGAGCTAAAGCATTTTTAGTGTTTGGATTGTATATATCATTTTTACTAGTATTCCTTATATTAACTGGGATTCCTCTTCTTTTCTTGCCTTTCTTGTTATGGATAATAAAGAATTTACTTAGAGGTAGAAGGCTTGGGAAGAAAGCTATATTTCCTTCGCTATTTTCTATAATAGGTATATATTTTGCTTGGATAGTATTAATATTAAGTTGGAGAAAAAAGAAAGTGTTATGGAGAGATAAAGTCTATACTATAGAAAATAAACAATGA
- a CDS encoding TenA family protein yields the protein MNSEILKEKSGKLWDNYVRHEFVLKMREGSLDMDSFKYYLIQDSKYVEMMLKSLLRASSLAPLSHSTKILKSIFDTRDKGMEVHSWLLSKLGISHDEIQSTGYSLANYAYTRHLYYYSTKSWEEFLAAWAPCMWGYYEVGKLVKDSPNELYSKWAQFYASDEYKSRIDSILEALNSVNYSETLVVPFINSVKFEIMFWESALKKEPTLIIGD from the coding sequence ATGAACAGCGAAATTTTAAAGGAAAAATCAGGAAAATTATGGGATAACTACGTCAGGCATGAATTTGTATTAAAAATGAGAGAAGGAAGCTTAGATATGGATTCCTTCAAATACTATCTAATACAAGATTCGAAATACGTTGAAATGATGTTAAAAAGCTTACTAAGAGCATCTTCTCTAGCCCCATTATCTCACTCTACTAAGATTCTAAAATCAATATTTGATACTAGAGATAAGGGAATGGAAGTCCACAGTTGGTTACTATCAAAACTTGGAATCTCGCACGATGAAATACAAAGTACGGGATACTCTTTAGCTAATTATGCATATACACGACACTTATATTATTACTCAACTAAAAGTTGGGAAGAATTCCTAGCTGCTTGGGCTCCATGCATGTGGGGATATTATGAAGTAGGCAAATTAGTTAAAGATTCTCCTAATGAATTATATTCAAAATGGGCTCAGTTTTACGCTTCTGATGAGTATAAATCAAGAATAGACTCAATACTCGAAGCATTAAATTCTGTAAATTACTCTGAAACTCTTGTTGTCCCTTTCATAAATAGTGTGAAATTTGAAATAATGTTCTGGGAATCTGCATTGAAAAAAGAGCCAACATTAATTATTGGCGATTAA
- a CDS encoding SDR family NAD(P)-dependent oxidoreductase, whose product MRLKDKSILIVGVSKGLGYALAYFLLKEGAKVIINSGNEEKLKEIIDSLKDLGEINYVAKRVTDRDSAKEVISKSYETLKGKLDGLVITIGGYIEDSVENLSGLDEMINNHMKYPLYIVSEALNYLNNGSVIVLISAMRGIDKALPNQLSYAISKSATAKAVEVLASELLDRQIRVVGIAPSWIYGEFQPDRDWKKLRKLGDIKAPPEDFARIITWLLTDEAEWINGVTIPVDGGARLR is encoded by the coding sequence ATGAGGTTAAAAGATAAATCCATTCTAATCGTAGGAGTAAGTAAAGGTTTGGGATATGCATTAGCTTATTTCCTATTAAAAGAAGGAGCTAAGGTTATCATTAATTCTGGAAATGAAGAAAAATTAAAGGAAATTATTGACTCGCTAAAAGATTTAGGCGAAATAAATTACGTAGCGAAGAGAGTAACTGATCGCGACTCAGCAAAAGAAGTAATAAGTAAATCTTACGAAACGCTTAAAGGAAAGCTTGATGGACTGGTAATTACTATAGGAGGTTACATAGAGGATAGCGTAGAAAACCTAAGTGGATTAGATGAAATGATAAATAATCACATGAAATACCCGCTTTACATAGTTTCCGAGGCGCTAAATTACCTTAATAATGGATCAGTTATAGTGTTAATATCCGCAATGAGAGGAATAGACAAAGCTTTGCCAAATCAGCTTTCATATGCTATTTCTAAGTCAGCTACTGCAAAGGCAGTTGAAGTTTTAGCTTCTGAGCTTTTAGATAGGCAAATAAGAGTAGTAGGAATTGCACCTAGCTGGATTTACGGAGAATTTCAACCAGACAGAGACTGGAAAAAATTAAGAAAGCTTGGAGATATAAAAGCCCCTCCAGAAGACTTTGCAAGAATTATAACATGGTTATTAACTGATGAAGCAGAATGGATTAATGGTGTTACAATTCCAGTAGATGGAGGTGCAAGGCTAAGATGA
- a CDS encoding thioredoxin domain-containing protein: MNCLANSESLYLREASNQPINWFPWSKEAFEMAKKENKLILVDIGAAWCHWCHVMDDETYSNSEIAKVVNENFIAIKVDRDEMPDVDRKLQLIVSQISGESGWPLTVFMTPEGNVFFGGTFFPPEDSYGRIGFKRLLNEILKLWNNERDKILNSSIPLSIKVKTENEGNLNKELIESSFSILTSAYDLEYGGLGNNMKFPHPKVDEFMLAYSAWTGDDLGKKLNNFTLTKMFEGGIFDQVGGGFHRYTTDREWLTPHFEKLLIDNAELLEDYYISYLATGKAEFLEAYNLTYEFIKRDLENSVAFSNSIDADSDGVEGGYYTWTEEEIRNALGEEYELGIKLFGLRKEGGVVEGRKILRTDLSEAKRLINSNIKVTLQKLRDLRKKMLEYRQKNRKFPRVDENSYSYPNYRLAEVLFSSLKVEDGMKIIKYLTPTVTRRLNGGKEGLLEDYATALLASISAYEVTAEEKYYSLSLELYSKLKDFLKDDGFEEPNGELPYGEMPNESPNSLAIRGILKLSLINRIDVNAEKILSNLVNSDPSFVSGLLLSAGSLINGIAHVVIVDEKDGNAESLHKEALTTYYPLKVVEKISDDIKDRLDLSLRAMLNDNGGKSRAYICIGNTCSMPIFEMEKIKLLLKTKLS, from the coding sequence ATGAACTGTCTGGCAAATTCTGAAAGCTTATATTTAAGAGAAGCTTCTAACCAACCAATAAATTGGTTCCCTTGGTCGAAAGAAGCCTTTGAGATGGCAAAAAAGGAAAATAAACTCATACTAGTTGACATTGGAGCTGCTTGGTGTCACTGGTGCCACGTTATGGATGACGAAACTTACTCTAACTCAGAAATTGCTAAGGTAGTTAACGAGAACTTTATTGCAATAAAAGTTGACAGGGATGAAATGCCAGATGTTGATAGAAAACTACAGTTAATAGTTAGTCAGATTTCTGGAGAATCTGGATGGCCTCTTACAGTATTCATGACCCCAGAAGGTAACGTTTTCTTTGGCGGAACTTTTTTCCCTCCTGAGGATTCTTATGGAAGGATAGGATTCAAGAGGTTATTAAATGAAATTCTTAAACTTTGGAACAACGAGAGAGATAAAATATTAAATTCCTCAATTCCTTTATCCATAAAGGTTAAAACTGAAAATGAAGGAAATCTTAACAAGGAACTAATAGAATCTTCCTTCTCTATTCTGACTTCAGCATACGATCTAGAATACGGTGGACTTGGCAACAACATGAAATTCCCTCATCCGAAAGTTGATGAGTTCATGTTAGCTTATTCAGCATGGACTGGAGACGACCTAGGCAAAAAGTTAAACAATTTTACCTTAACTAAGATGTTCGAAGGAGGAATTTTTGATCAAGTGGGGGGAGGATTTCATAGATATACTACAGATAGAGAATGGTTAACTCCACATTTTGAAAAACTCCTTATAGATAACGCAGAATTACTAGAAGACTATTATATATCCTATTTAGCTACAGGAAAGGCAGAATTTCTCGAAGCTTATAATTTAACTTATGAATTTATAAAAAGGGATTTAGAAAATTCAGTAGCATTTTCAAACAGTATAGATGCAGATAGTGATGGCGTAGAAGGAGGATATTATACTTGGACTGAAGAGGAAATTAGAAATGCCTTAGGAGAGGAGTATGAATTAGGAATAAAGCTATTTGGATTAAGGAAAGAAGGCGGAGTAGTTGAAGGAAGAAAAATATTAAGAACAGACTTATCAGAAGCCAAGAGACTCATAAACTCGAATATTAAAGTTACTTTACAAAAGCTCAGGGATTTAAGGAAGAAAATGCTTGAGTATAGACAGAAAAATAGAAAATTTCCTAGAGTAGATGAAAATTCATATTCATATCCTAACTACAGATTAGCTGAAGTTCTATTCAGTTCTCTAAAAGTTGAAGACGGTATGAAGATTATTAAATATTTAACACCAACAGTAACTAGAAGGCTTAACGGGGGCAAGGAAGGCTTACTTGAAGATTACGCTACAGCTCTATTAGCCTCGATTTCAGCTTATGAAGTCACAGCAGAGGAAAAATACTATTCGCTATCACTTGAACTGTACTCTAAATTAAAAGATTTTTTAAAAGATGATGGGTTTGAAGAGCCTAATGGAGAATTACCTTATGGAGAAATGCCTAACGAGTCTCCAAATTCTCTGGCAATAAGAGGAATTCTCAAGCTATCCTTGATAAATAGAATAGACGTTAATGCAGAGAAGATTTTATCAAATTTAGTAAATTCCGATCCCTCATTTGTTTCTGGATTGTTACTTTCTGCAGGGAGTCTAATAAACGGAATTGCGCACGTTGTTATAGTTGACGAAAAAGATGGTAATGCAGAGAGCCTACATAAGGAGGCTTTAACGACTTACTATCCTTTAAAGGTTGTAGAAAAGATTTCTGACGATATTAAGGATAGATTAGACCTATCATTGAGGGCAATGCTTAACGATAATGGAGGAAAGAGTAGAGCGTACATCTGCATAGGTAATACATGCAGTATGCCGATTTTTGAGATGGAGAAAATTAAGCTCTTACTTAAAACTAAGTTAAGCTAA
- a CDS encoding LPXTG cell wall anchor domain-containing protein, whose product MIKKLEILAILLLITTTTLSSAYTINIIIQGKGISAIVEYCGHIELISKNTTLSLPNTSVTINAYDSIIGYNVSINCKNTSSLTFNTENLKQIIIKSVPIYVWINVKINGNGKVIINFQNGSKEIINQSTKLKVLYGNLLTFKAEGRDGDSFTNWNNNYTYPTMWVIASNNTCIIANFGKVRSSVSSSINFLGIGLLVILGGFYIYIKRKQSPT is encoded by the coding sequence ATGATTAAAAAATTAGAAATATTAGCAATATTGCTTCTAATTACTACTACAACGCTATCTTCAGCTTATACAATAAATATAATTATTCAAGGTAAAGGAATCTCAGCTATTGTAGAATATTGTGGTCATATAGAATTAATAAGTAAAAATACTACTTTATCTCTGCCTAATACTTCAGTTACTATAAATGCTTACGACTCAATAATAGGTTATAATGTTTCAATAAACTGTAAAAATACCTCTTCATTAACATTTAATACAGAGAATTTAAAGCAAATAATAATAAAATCCGTACCAATATATGTTTGGATTAATGTAAAAATTAACGGAAACGGAAAAGTTATAATTAATTTCCAAAATGGTAGTAAGGAAATAATAAATCAATCTACCAAATTGAAAGTATTATATGGAAACTTATTAACGTTTAAAGCAGAAGGAAGAGATGGCGACTCTTTTACAAATTGGAATAATAATTATACTTATCCAACAATGTGGGTAATTGCTAGCAATAATACTTGTATAATTGCTAATTTCGGAAAAGTTAGGTCTTCAGTCTCCTCCTCAATAAATTTCCTTGGTATTGGCTTACTCGTAATTTTAGGAGGGTTTTATATATACATTAAAAGAAAACAGAGTCCAACTTAA
- a CDS encoding DUF5591 domain-containing protein: MQCPPLSGPAIIKKEDLDLFKHPVVRKWYDFFLENWNSNKRIAFLLPCTTVKPYNRSRTHKLAYSIAREKDYIQFYSVSEPMLLVPREYEDCYPFNSYDYPPSMMTEEEKQEFVELLSIMLRKISSQHERIVAVLPKHHYNIVSKASEKANIKVELHPYGRLAFKTISYVLKSL; the protein is encoded by the coding sequence ATGCAATGTCCACCTCTTTCGGGTCCAGCAATAATTAAAAAGGAAGATCTTGATTTATTTAAACATCCTGTAGTTAGAAAATGGTATGATTTCTTCTTGGAAAACTGGAATTCTAATAAGAGGATAGCATTTCTATTACCTTGTACTACAGTTAAGCCATATAACAGATCCCGTACTCATAAGTTAGCATATTCTATTGCAAGAGAAAAGGATTACATTCAATTTTATTCTGTATCAGAGCCCATGCTTCTAGTACCTAGAGAGTATGAGGATTGCTATCCTTTCAATTCCTATGATTATCCGCCGTCAATGATGACTGAAGAAGAGAAACAAGAATTTGTTGAACTTCTCTCTATTATGCTTAGGAAAATTTCTTCTCAACATGAAAGAATAGTTGCAGTACTTCCAAAGCATCATTACAATATAGTTAGCAAAGCTTCAGAGAAAGCTAATATTAAAGTAGAGCTTCATCCTTACGGTAGGTTAGCTTTTAAGACCATAAGTTATGTACTAAAATCATTATGA
- a CDS encoding ATP-binding protein, whose amino-acid sequence MMLAEGKTIGIVLQKSEANSIQGLLTPEYEVSPGQLFLIKDNNKLSLSRLENFEYINEFYDEKIPIVKNILSDNASFDLLNMNTAIKAEMSIIKRYGHNSSPLPGSLIKTLPEEKDENFLAEFYSIKSAAEYIRYGKLAGSDIPLLLDLNAVTMHIGIFGETGSGKSYDMRYLIYLFSNLKIMGKNTALPMIIIDANGDYADFATINMDLVSGGRKWVRKYVIREPKNDTENRLTIDLSLFTPKDLADFIISLKYGGNEVNSLQSNLLDYIISQHDQKEYNNLLGKEEGISLIQQEISSNQSLKELGFSTSTARAVISALEIFKDRIVKRYKLVSNSSSINESVLDITWKEKGLAIIDFSADGSPGVDIPTKQLIVSYISRLLLNYLTKAKYSGSQRLIAFVIEEAQNYIPSNDYPISANITKESLVTLATQGRKFGVSLFLVSQRPAFVDKYVLSMLNTFFFHRIYHEDLKYVMSASGGLPESLAKGLTSLDTGYVIVSGLISALKVPALVRIPWDSRLGSYAGSVERIDRVLIEDSSK is encoded by the coding sequence ATCATGCTAGCAGAAGGAAAAACGATAGGAATAGTACTACAAAAAAGTGAAGCTAACTCTATTCAAGGATTGTTGACTCCTGAATACGAAGTAAGTCCTGGGCAATTATTCCTTATTAAGGATAATAATAAGTTGTCATTATCTAGATTAGAGAATTTTGAATACATCAACGAATTTTATGATGAAAAAATTCCTATAGTAAAAAACATTCTTTCAGACAATGCTTCCTTTGATTTACTAAACATGAATACTGCGATAAAAGCCGAAATGAGTATAATTAAAAGATATGGTCATAATTCTTCTCCTTTGCCTGGATCTTTGATAAAGACACTTCCAGAAGAAAAGGATGAGAATTTCTTAGCGGAATTTTACAGTATAAAAAGCGCAGCAGAATATATAAGATATGGCAAGCTTGCAGGTTCTGATATACCGCTATTATTGGATCTTAACGCAGTTACCATGCACATAGGAATATTTGGAGAAACTGGAAGCGGTAAAAGTTACGATATGAGGTATCTAATTTATCTATTCTCTAATCTAAAAATAATGGGAAAGAACACTGCACTTCCCATGATAATAATTGATGCTAATGGAGACTATGCTGATTTTGCTACTATTAATATGGATTTAGTTTCAGGAGGTAGGAAATGGGTTAGAAAATATGTAATAAGAGAACCCAAAAATGATACGGAAAACAGGTTAACCATAGATTTAAGCCTGTTTACTCCAAAGGATCTTGCAGATTTTATTATTTCTCTTAAATATGGTGGAAATGAAGTGAATTCTCTACAGTCAAATTTACTGGATTACATTATTTCACAACATGATCAAAAAGAATATAATAACTTGTTGGGAAAGGAAGAAGGAATAAGTCTAATTCAACAAGAGATTTCATCAAATCAAAGTCTTAAAGAATTGGGTTTCAGCACAAGTACTGCAAGAGCTGTAATAAGTGCGTTAGAAATTTTTAAAGATAGAATAGTAAAAAGATACAAATTAGTAAGTAACTCATCATCTATAAACGAATCAGTCCTTGATATAACATGGAAAGAAAAAGGTTTGGCAATAATTGACTTTTCAGCCGACGGCTCTCCAGGAGTTGATATACCTACTAAACAATTGATAGTGAGTTACATATCAAGGCTTTTATTAAATTACTTAACTAAGGCAAAATACTCAGGTTCGCAAAGACTTATTGCTTTTGTAATAGAAGAGGCTCAAAATTACATCCCTTCAAATGACTATCCAATTTCTGCAAACATAACTAAGGAATCTCTAGTAACTCTTGCAACGCAAGGAAGGAAATTCGGAGTTTCTTTGTTTCTAGTAAGTCAAAGGCCAGCATTTGTAGACAAGTACGTACTATCAATGTTAAATACGTTCTTCTTCCACAGGATATATCATGAGGATCTAAAGTACGTTATGTCTGCATCAGGAGGACTTCCGGAATCGCTTGCAAAGGGGTTAACTTCACTAGACACAGGATATGTTATAGTTTCGGGGTTAATCTCAGCACTTAAAGTTCCAGCTTTAGTGAGAATACCTTGGGATTCTAGGTTAGGATCATACGCAGGAAGCGTGGAAAGAATTGATAGGGTTTTAATTGAAGATTCATCTAAATGA
- a CDS encoding DNA double-strand break repair nuclease NurA encodes MSSILHKIRKLAEEEDEKARKIDTILSLVTEDIYYGNSDLEFLSINKMKTHHLACAVDGSKYQLDVGDFSLIIARAVKVKGILENEGKKIPPDVKEDVKLEDNYYGEDKVSKDAILLMLTLETEILSSCSDCDIIFIDGPIIDPPTYDENDEDLKRFHEARKLVISNNDKIIGIVKRFAQRFLISKLINEGYAQLIEARESYVVQSLFYKLRQKLEDYKNPRFLGWISWNDIFSSKYTTDLAGLGKAYVKYNVKMYSGYFQENAISPVARIDVLKPDNEKLAYIATWSYQGINEVTILNKLADDISNVSKAEAEAYLKLLVSARKTLPMMRKA; translated from the coding sequence TTGAGTTCAATTTTACATAAGATAAGAAAGTTAGCAGAAGAAGAGGACGAGAAAGCTAGGAAAATAGATACAATACTCTCTTTAGTAACAGAGGATATATATTATGGTAATTCTGATTTAGAATTTTTATCTATTAATAAGATGAAAACTCATCATTTAGCTTGTGCTGTTGACGGTAGTAAGTATCAATTAGATGTAGGAGATTTTTCATTGATTATTGCAAGAGCAGTAAAAGTTAAAGGAATTTTAGAAAATGAAGGCAAGAAAATTCCTCCAGACGTTAAAGAGGATGTTAAACTTGAAGATAACTATTACGGGGAAGATAAGGTAAGTAAAGACGCTATTCTTTTAATGTTAACGTTGGAAACTGAAATTTTAAGTTCATGTTCTGATTGTGATATAATTTTTATTGACGGTCCTATTATAGATCCTCCCACCTATGATGAGAACGATGAAGATTTAAAGAGATTTCATGAAGCCAGAAAGCTAGTAATTTCTAACAATGATAAAATTATAGGTATAGTGAAGAGATTTGCCCAAAGATTTCTAATAAGCAAATTAATTAATGAAGGCTATGCGCAACTAATTGAGGCAAGAGAAAGTTACGTAGTTCAAAGTCTATTTTACAAACTTAGGCAGAAATTAGAGGACTATAAGAACCCTAGATTCTTGGGTTGGATATCTTGGAATGATATTTTTTCTTCAAAATATACGACTGATTTAGCAGGTTTAGGTAAAGCATATGTGAAGTATAATGTAAAAATGTATTCTGGATATTTCCAAGAAAATGCTATATCTCCAGTAGCAAGGATTGATGTATTAAAGCCTGACAATGAGAAACTAGCATATATTGCTACGTGGAGCTATCAAGGAATAAATGAAGTCACAATTTTAAATAAGTTAGCAGATGATATATCTAACGTAAGTAAGGCTGAAGCCGAAGCGTACTTAAAGTTACTTGTTTCGGCAAGAAAAACGCTACCAATGATGAGAAAGGCTTAA
- a CDS encoding RsmB/NOP family class I SAM-dependent RNA methyltransferase: protein MDNRKLFADALFLIMKKSLSPERAFDIAFKKYMQGNRKELYKEFLEYIKKYLYARNVYPGISPREVDMSINPDPMLSFPKWIFERLYALLGEEGIKGIYNHKIWVRVNELKASTDAVIKSLDSEGYKAKRTEIEFLLEIENTDKRVSESAAFKEGLLVPQDKSSVLAVLTLDPKPYDKILEIGSAPGVKSSLIQQLTKDKSYLISIDISENRIIQQKKLMRKWDVSNVELIVADALHLPIRKIDKVFIDAPCSNSGTINVDPSVILRLNKRKINELSSIQVGILREVSKLKTQVVYITCSLFPEEGEKVVERFERNLVNLPNKGHEGYKKSRVWLRVFRTYPHKDFSEGFFIAKLDFSSLR, encoded by the coding sequence GTGGATAATAGAAAGCTATTTGCAGACGCATTATTTTTAATAATGAAGAAAAGTCTTTCTCCAGAGAGAGCTTTCGATATTGCGTTTAAAAAATATATGCAGGGTAATAGGAAAGAGCTATACAAGGAATTCCTGGAATATATTAAAAAATATTTATATGCAAGAAACGTGTATCCTGGTATAAGCCCTAGAGAAGTTGATATGAGCATAAATCCAGATCCAATGTTATCTTTTCCTAAGTGGATATTTGAAAGACTTTATGCACTTTTAGGAGAAGAAGGCATCAAGGGAATATATAACCATAAAATTTGGGTAAGGGTTAATGAATTAAAGGCAAGCACTGATGCTGTTATTAAATCGTTAGATTCTGAAGGATATAAAGCGAAGAGGACTGAAATAGAATTTTTATTGGAGATAGAAAATACTGATAAACGTGTCTCAGAGTCTGCTGCGTTTAAGGAAGGTCTTTTAGTACCTCAAGATAAATCAAGCGTTCTTGCTGTGCTGACATTAGACCCAAAACCTTATGATAAAATTTTAGAAATAGGTTCTGCCCCTGGAGTAAAGTCTTCTCTAATTCAGCAGTTAACAAAAGATAAATCATATCTTATTTCAATAGACATCTCAGAAAATAGAATAATACAGCAGAAGAAATTAATGAGAAAATGGGATGTAAGCAATGTTGAGCTAATAGTAGCTGATGCATTACATTTACCAATAAGGAAAATTGATAAGGTATTTATTGATGCGCCTTGCAGTAATAGCGGTACAATAAACGTTGATCCTTCTGTAATATTACGCTTGAATAAGAGGAAAATTAACGAACTCTCCTCAATTCAAGTAGGAATTCTTAGAGAAGTTAGTAAACTAAAAACTCAAGTAGTTTACATAACATGCTCCTTATTTCCAGAGGAAGGAGAAAAAGTTGTAGAAAGATTTGAAAGAAATCTAGTTAATCTTCCTAATAAAGGTCATGAAGGTTATAAGAAAAGTAGGGTATGGTTAAGAGTGTTCAGAACTTATCCTCATAAGGACTTTTCTGAAGGATTCTTTATTGCAAAGCTGGACTTTTCATCTCTTCGATAG
- a CDS encoding glycosyltransferase — protein sequence MIEKYEKIIGEDELYGLVKIAEKLKDFSILHVNSTRAGGGVAEILNRMVPLMRDLGLNVDWKVIRGDSEFFRVTKSFHNSLQNGYGELPPNAFETYEKWQEINASEVPLDYDIIMIHDPQPLGLIKFKKKGKWIFRCHIDISNPYAPVWDFLKKKIENYNSMIISTPAFARDDVTTTQFIIPPSIDPLSIKNQPIPEITVKRILYKYGINTERPLVVQISRFDYAKDPIGVIKSFKLAKEHIDGLQLAFVGSPATDDPEGQEVYEKTVKEAGDDKDIHLLMLPPYSDLEINAFQTGASVVLQKSIKEGFGLTVSEAMWKRKVVIGGRTGGIPLQIIHGITGYLVDNVEGAAHYIIHTLKNQDVAQKIGENAHDHVKNNFLITRHMREYMSVMLYVTGRNSIEEMKSPALQ from the coding sequence ATGATAGAGAAATACGAGAAAATAATAGGTGAGGATGAACTTTACGGTCTAGTGAAGATTGCAGAGAAACTTAAAGACTTTTCAATACTACATGTAAATTCTACTAGGGCAGGCGGAGGAGTTGCTGAGATCTTAAATAGAATGGTACCGCTTATGAGAGATCTAGGGCTTAATGTAGACTGGAAAGTAATAAGGGGCGATAGCGAATTCTTTAGAGTCACAAAGTCATTTCACAATTCCTTGCAAAACGGCTATGGTGAGTTACCTCCTAACGCTTTTGAAACCTATGAAAAATGGCAGGAAATTAACGCTAGCGAAGTACCTTTAGATTACGATATAATAATGATTCATGATCCTCAACCCTTGGGTTTAATTAAATTCAAGAAAAAAGGAAAATGGATATTCCGTTGTCACATAGATATTTCTAACCCTTATGCTCCAGTTTGGGATTTTCTGAAGAAGAAAATTGAGAATTATAATTCAATGATAATCTCTACTCCAGCATTTGCAAGAGATGATGTTACTACCACGCAATTTATAATTCCTCCATCTATAGATCCATTATCAATAAAGAATCAACCAATTCCTGAAATAACAGTAAAGAGAATACTATACAAGTATGGTATCAATACTGAAAGACCTTTAGTTGTCCAGATATCTAGATTCGATTACGCTAAAGACCCCATAGGAGTAATTAAATCCTTCAAATTAGCTAAGGAACATATAGACGGGCTTCAGCTAGCCTTTGTAGGAAGTCCTGCTACTGATGATCCAGAAGGACAAGAAGTGTATGAAAAGACCGTCAAGGAAGCTGGAGATGATAAGGATATTCACTTACTAATGTTACCTCCTTATAGTGACCTAGAAATAAACGCTTTCCAGACAGGAGCTTCAGTTGTGTTGCAAAAATCAATTAAGGAAGGATTCGGTTTAACTGTTAGCGAAGCAATGTGGAAAAGGAAAGTAGTAATAGGAGGCAGAACCGGAGGAATTCCTCTTCAAATAATTCACGGAATTACAGGGTATCTGGTAGACAATGTTGAAGGTGCTGCACATTACATTATTCACACATTGAAGAACCAAGATGTTGCACAAAAAATAGGAGAAAATGCCCACGATCACGTTAAAAATAACTTCTTAATAACAAGGCATATGAGGGAATATATGAGCGTCATGTTATACGTTACTGGAAGAAATTCTATCGAAGAGATGAAAAGTCCAGCTTTGCAATAA